The following is a genomic window from Bacteroidales bacterium.
TGAAACAACCGGCAATGGTTGCAGGGTATGGTGCTCATGGCTCGATAACAGTCAGGTTGGAATAGATGATCCCGTAATTCACTCCGGGTTTATGAAAAGCGTGGAGTGGCTAAAATATGAAGTTGCAGTTACATCTCCGGCAGAAGCCGGTTACTTCTATCTTCTTGTAAGAACATTACCGAACAGTGTAACTTACTGGGATGATTTTCTTTTTGAAGAAGATATAGTTTCATCAGCCTCTGATTCAAAGGCCCCGGAAATTAAGATTTATCCTAACCCGGCTCATAATTACCTCACAATCAGCAACATGCAAAATGTACAACAAATTGATATTCAGGGCATTACAGGCATAATAGTTTGGTCAGAAAAATTACAGGATGAGGAGCAGATCACAATCCCAGTTTCTCAATTACCGAATGGCATTTACTTTGTCAGGATTATTTCATATGGAAAACTGATGACATACAAGTTTATTAAAACTAGGTTTTAAATCCTTATAACCACGGAGTTACACGAAGTTACACGGAGACCGAAGACCGGAGACCGGAGACGGAAGACGGAAGTAAGAATTTAGACAAATCTACTATGAAATTTAAATTTGAGAAACTCATTATTTGGCAAAAGGCCATGGATTATGGAGAAACCATATACAGATTATCCATAAATTTTCCCAAAGAAGAAACATATAATCTTGTTAGTCAAATCCGAAGAGCCGCAGATTCCATAGCTTTAAATATCGCAGAAGGAACCATAGGCCAATCAAACCCTGAACTAAAAAGTTTTTAAGTTATGCCATTCGTTCTCTTGCTGAAGTGGTTACATGTCTCCATAAAGCATCTAAAAGAAAATACATTACAGACTCAGAGTTTTCAGACAATTATGAATTTGCGTTTAACTTGATGAACATGATGATTGCTTTCAGAAATAAAATCAATTAATAGAGTAAAATACCTTTTTTTCTTCTTCCGTCTTCGGTCTTCGGTCTTCAGTCTTCTAACTCACATTCTTTTCCTATATTTGCAGACATTTTCACATTAGTCTATGGTTTCGGTTCAGGATATCTCAGTTTCTTTCGGCAGTTTTGACCTCTTATCAAATATATCTTTTCTGATAAATGACCAGGACCGTATTGGTCTGGCTGGCAAAAACGGTGCAGGCAAATCAACTCTTCTTAAGATTATATCAGGACTTCAGAGTCCTTCCGGAGGAACGATTGATATGTCGAAAGATGTAACTATCGGATATCTGCCGCAACAGATGCGGGTTGATGATACAACAACAGTTCTAAATGAGACGATCACAGCTTTTTCTGAAATAATTGGCTTATCTGAAGAGATTGAATACATAGGTTCTGAAATATCCAGGCGGGAAGACTATGAATCAGCCGACTATCTGAAACTATGCGATCATCTGACAGTGGTTGAAGAGCGTTACCGCATGCTTGGAGGTACAAACTATATGGCTGAAGCTGAACAGACACTTCTCGGACTTGGTTTTGAAAGAAAAGATTTTGACAGAAACACAAAAGAGCTGAGCGGCGGATGGAGAATGCGTATTGAGCTTGCTAAGATCCTGCTCAGAAAACCATCTCTCTTCCTCCTTGATGAACCTACCAATCACCTTGATATCGAATCTATTCAGTGGCTCGAGACATTCCTTGCAAACTATTCCGGAGCTGTTGTTCTTGTTTCACACGACCGTGCATTCCTTGACGCTGTCACTAAAAGAACCATTGAGATCTCTCTCGGGAAAATATACGACTACAAAGCAGCTTGGTCAAAATATCTGGTACTCAGAGAGGAAAGAAGAACTCAGCAGATAGCAGCTTTCAGGAATCAGCAGAAGATGATTGAAGATACTGAAAAGTTTATTACACGATTCAGGTCAAAGGCAACAAAGGCTGTGCAGGTACAGTCGAAGATTAAACAACTCGATAAAGTTGAAAGACTTGAAGTTGATGAAGAAGATAAGAGCGCAATTAATCTGAGGTTCCCTCCTGCCCCGCGATCAGGGACTGTTGTAGTAGAGACTTTGGAGCTTTCTAAAAGCTACGGGACTCTTAATGTCCTGAATAAGATAGACTTCAAATTACAAAGGGGAGAAAAAGTTGCATTTGTAGGCCGTAACGGTGAAGGGAAAAGTACTCTTTCCAAAATAATAATCGGGCAGCTCGATCATTCAGGCATACTCAAAATGGGACATAATGTGAAGATCGGCTACTTTGCACAGAACCAGGATGAGCTTCTGGATGAGAGCAGAACAGTACTTCAGACCATAGATGATATTGCCAAGGGAGACATTCGTACCAAAATACGCGACATGCTTGGTGCTTTCCTGTTCAGGGGAGATGATGTTGAAAAAAAAGTAAAGGTTCTTTCCGGAGGCGAAAGGTCGCGCCTTGCTCTTGTTAAGCTGCTCCTTGAACCAAGCAATCTTCTGGTACTCGATGAGCCAACAAACCACCTCGACATGCGTTCGAAAGATATCCTTAAACAAGCTCTGATAAAATTTGATGGCACATTAATTGTGGTATCTCACGACAGGGATTTTCTGGATGGAATTGTTGGAAAAGTGTATGAATTCAGGAATAACAGGATTAAGGAAAACATAGGAGGTATTTACGATTTCCTCCGAAAAAAGAAGATTGAGAACCTTAAGGATATTGAGAAAAAAGATAAAGCGAAGGTTGAAGCTGCCCAGGTAAATGTTTCATCGAACAAGCAAAAGTACCTCGAGAAGAAAGAGTTCGACAGAAACCTGAGAAGGCTGAGAAAGCGCCTTGAGGAGACTGAAAAGGAAATAGAAAAACTGGAAGCTGAAATAATTGCTGTTGATAAAACGTTTATGGAACCGGGTAACACTTCTGAAGCACA
Proteins encoded in this region:
- a CDS encoding T9SS type A sorting domain-containing protein, yielding MKRALFFVLLFIPEHILLSQNLVINPGFETWSKPDKLTSWTNTQGCLKDSVFVLSGDYSCRQEGTTTSRDLGQKFVVKPSTPYRFSFYYKTGTETTGNGCRVWCSWLDNSQVGIDDPVIHSGFMKSVEWLKYEVAVTSPAEAGYFYLLVRTLPNSVTYWDDFLFEEDIVSSASDSKAPEIKIYPNPAHNYLTISNMQNVQQIDIQGITGIIVWSEKLQDEEQITIPVSQLPNGIYFVRIISYGKLMTYKFIKTRF
- a CDS encoding ABC-F family ATP-binding cassette domain-containing protein, which gives rise to MVSVQDISVSFGSFDLLSNISFLINDQDRIGLAGKNGAGKSTLLKIISGLQSPSGGTIDMSKDVTIGYLPQQMRVDDTTTVLNETITAFSEIIGLSEEIEYIGSEISRREDYESADYLKLCDHLTVVEERYRMLGGTNYMAEAEQTLLGLGFERKDFDRNTKELSGGWRMRIELAKILLRKPSLFLLDEPTNHLDIESIQWLETFLANYSGAVVLVSHDRAFLDAVTKRTIEISLGKIYDYKAAWSKYLVLREERRTQQIAAFRNQQKMIEDTEKFITRFRSKATKAVQVQSKIKQLDKVERLEVDEEDKSAINLRFPPAPRSGTVVVETLELSKSYGTLNVLNKIDFKLQRGEKVAFVGRNGEGKSTLSKIIIGQLDHSGILKMGHNVKIGYFAQNQDELLDESRTVLQTIDDIAKGDIRTKIRDMLGAFLFRGDDVEKKVKVLSGGERSRLALVKLLLEPSNLLVLDEPTNHLDMRSKDILKQALIKFDGTLIVVSHDRDFLDGIVGKVYEFRNNRIKENIGGIYDFLRKKKIENLKDIEKKDKAKVEAAQVNVSSNKQKYLEKKEFDRNLRRLRKRLEETEKEIEKLEAEIIAVDKTFMEPGNTSEAHDLDYRKYQDLKEQLNEEMNKWAQYSEEVEEFLKTNS